The proteins below are encoded in one region of Apium graveolens cultivar Ventura chromosome 4, ASM990537v1, whole genome shotgun sequence:
- the LOC141717075 gene encoding dehydration-responsive element-binding protein 1E-like: MDNYFSFSDQPVSQYPSPSSLQHSESSGSIGIAGNGNGNGSINDIDSQLDNSYQVLLASSTPKKPSGRKKFQETRHPVYRGIRRRNSGKWVCEVREPINNSRIWLGTYPTAEMAARANDVAAIALRGRNACLNFADSTWRLPAPASSDVIDIQKAAAKAAEAFRPPKIDNAAGTSQETTPILQENDEVLYVDDEMVFGMPDYINDMAQGMLLSPPPCVQIAECYEDDDMEDATDLSLWNYSFY; the protein is encoded by the coding sequence ATGGATAATTATTTTTCATTCTCGGACCAGCCTGTTTCTCAGTATCCAAGTCCTAGCTCACTTCAACATTCTGAATCCTCAGGTTCCATAGGAATCGCAGGCAATGGAAACGGCAATGGGAGCATCAACGACATTGACTCTCAACTTGATAATTCATATCAAGTGCTGTTAGCTTCAAGTACTCCAAAGAAACCCTCTGGAAGGAAGAAATTTCAAGAGACGCGACACCCTGTTTACAGAGGAATAAGGCGTAGAAATTCAGGCAAGTGGGTTTGTGAGGTTAGAGAACCGATTAACAACTCTCGAATTTGGCTCGGAACTTATCCCACTGCTGAAATGGCTGCTCGGGCTAATGATGTTGCGGCCATTGCACTTAGAGGTCGTAATGCCTGCCTCAATTTTGCTGATTCAACATGGAGGTTGCCTGCTCCGGCTTCTTCTGATGTCATCGACATTCAAAAAGCTGCGGCCAAGGCAGCTGAAGCCTTTAGGCCACCCAAAATTGATAATGCAGCGGGGACAAGTCAGGAAACCACACCTATTTTGCAAGAAAATGATGAGGTCTTATATGTGGATGATGAGATGGTATTTGGAATGCCTGATTACATTAACGACATGGCACAAGGAATGTTGCTTTCTCCCCCTCCATGTGTGCAAATCGCCGAGTGTTATGAGGATGATGACATGGAAGATGCTACCGACCTATCGTTGTGGAATTATTCATTTTACTGA